A window from Physeter macrocephalus isolate SW-GA unplaced genomic scaffold, ASM283717v5 random_1094, whole genome shotgun sequence encodes these proteins:
- the CRYBB1 gene encoding beta-crystallin B1: MSSWVAFEQSNFRGEMFILEKGEYPRWDTWSSSYRSDRLMSFRPIRMDAQEHKLCLFEGANFKGNTMEIQEDDVPSLWVYGFCDRVGSVKVSSGTWVGYQYPGYRGYQYLLEPGDFRHWNEWGAFQPQMQAVRRLRDRQWHREGCFPVLAAEPPK, translated from the exons atGTCCAGCTGGGTTGCCTTTGAGCAGTCCAACTTCCGGGGGGAGATGTTCATCCTGGAGAAGGGCGAGTACCCACGATGGGACACGTGGTCCAGCAGCTACCGCAGCGACCGGCTCATGTCCTTCCGACCCATCAGGATG GACGCCCAGGAGCACAAGCTCTGCCTGTTTGAAGGTGCCAACTTCAAGGGCAACACCATGGAGATCCAGGAGGACGATGTGCCCAGTCTCTGGGTCTACGGCTTCTGTGACCGCGTGGGCAGCGTGAAGGTCTCCAGCGGAAC CTGGGTCGGCTATCAGTATCCTGGCTACCGCGGGTACCAGTATCTCCTGGAGCCTGGTGACTTCCGGCACTGGAATGAGTGGGGAGCCTTCCAGCCACAGATGCAGGCTGTGCGCCGCCTGCGTGACAGACAGTGGCACCGTGAAGGCTGCTTCCCCGTCCTGGCTGCTGAGCCCCCCAAGTGA